The Xiphophorus maculatus strain JP 163 A chromosome 5, X_maculatus-5.0-male, whole genome shotgun sequence nucleotide sequence TTAAGACGTGTTGCGTTTTCACGAGTGAGAAGGCTGACCTGAGCGATGGCGGCCTCGTTGTCCGCCAGACCCAGGAGGAATATCCGGGCTTTGTCGATCTTCACAGGAACGGACCGGCCTCGCCACTCCACCTCGCTCATCGTGGCCGCCTGCTTGGTTCTTGCTTGAGTGATCAGAGCCTGAGGGGAACAAAACACTCTGAATATAATACCATCTCTCTGATTAAAGGACTTTCTAAATGTATAATGACTGAGCTCAACTCCCAAGACCTGCAGCTGGAGCTTCATCTGTAACATTGTCAAGGCAACTCTGTTTGTATAgactgtgctttttttttaaaaaaaccagcCAACTTTACAAATCCGTTTTCTTCAGGACATACACCTTATTGTTTTCCCCTACTGTTGTGATCAAGAATAAAATGTAGAGATAATTAAGCATTTGCTGTGGCCGCCCAAGACTTTGGAATAACTTACCTCTAACTATCATTTAAATCTCAGCTAAAATCTCATCATCTTCACTTATTTTCTTTGGCCAAAGCCTGATTATGTATGGAGACACTTAATTGATTAGCTTTAAATCTTAACTCTGttttatgtactttttattattgttttatagtTGTGGATGCAACTGGAGCATTTTGgtcaacaaatgtttttaaatgtgctacataaataagtTTGACATCAATATTGTTTTGATCCAACTAATCTGGGCCTatacaataatataataaatcatttctaaGGGCTTTTGTAGCAGAAGAGCCAATACTTTGCGCGCTGCAGCTTCCTATCTGAGATTTGTGATCTGCTCTGTGAACTGTGTCCAGAAAGCTGTTGCTAAGcaaagagcagctgaaacaacaCTTATTAAATGTTATGATGTCCAAAGCAAACCTGTTTCTGAAATAAGCAAGCAAACTTATCCGCAAGATTTGTCTTTCTGTGATTAACCGGAACTTCactgaaatataaattaaagGGAAATAATATCAAATGAGAGTAAACATGTTAGAATGAGCTGCTCTGAAtgaaaacatcagcagcagcaacaaaactTGAGTTTGATTACGACTATTAAGTCAGACGcattttcagaaatataaagaaaaacatatgatgttatgaatttaaagaaaaaagctttaTGCTGCATCACCTCCAGTTTTTCAGCCATCATGCCCCCTCCTCCACCGGTCAGCCTCATCTGCATCAGGTCATTGATGGCATTCTGGTCACCTGCAGGTTCACAGTGAAAAGCTCTTAGGAAACTCTCTCTACCGCTGAATTACAAGCCCACCTGCACTTGAGGATCTGTAGATAGTTAGTCACCTATGTTGTAAGCACAATAGCGGATGTTGGGTGATATCTCATCCACACGCTGGCGATACAGAACAGCCAGCTCCTCGGTGAAGGCGCTTTCCAGTTTCTCATAAATGGTCCTGGTAAACAACAGAGTACATTACTTTTACTCTTCTTCATACATTTGACATAAATCCAAGTGGTAACTAAACATGAACCCCTTTTTTCAGACAATGTACTGAAAGTAAAATTGGATTAAAACTTGCTTGCACTTGTTGAAGGCCTCCATGGCAAGTTTCCACTCCTGCAGCTCAAAGTGAACCATCCCTGTCAGATACGCAGTGTAAGCCTGGAACAAATAGATCAGCAATGACTGGAAACTGTTTCATTCCTCTCCATTAACAAGTTTAGTAAAAAAGAAAGGTTCAATGGAACACAGGGAACTTTTAATTCAGAGAAAAGTACAAGACACTTTATATTTGGTAGCTCCAATCctttattttcagcatttattcCACACCCTTTCATCATGaaaatgttatgaaatgttAGCAGGTTGTTGTCTTTAGCGTACCTGTGCTTCTAGTTTGGTCTTGGCGTCAACACGGTGGCTCTCGCAGAGCTTCTCCAGCTTCTCGCTGTGCTTGGCGGCTTTACGTAAACGAGCGAGCAGGTGGAACTTCTTCCTCGGCTCCGTGTTGGCCTCCTGCTTCAGCTGCATGGCGTAGCTCCACGCGCGCTCCGCCTCCATCAGAACGAGCAACAGATACCTGCAGGGACGAAGGGAAGCTTGATGGATGCTCTCATTTACCAATGGACATAAACTTTGCAAGAAAACAGCTAAAGTAGTTTGTTAAACTGTTGCAACTTCCAGGACCTTTTAATGTGACGCCATAGATGGTAGAGGATAAAATAAGGACTATTCAAAACAGCCAAATTTAAATTGTTGTCAGTGGTTACATTAATCAGGGAATTTATTCTTGCTCAATTATTATGAATAACTCACCTGTCCATGGCGTTAACTGGCTGTATGTTGCAGTTTTGAGATAATATAATGAAAACCTAACCACTATATGCTCTATATCTACTCTATATcagtcttttttaaaagaactctTGTACTCTAAAAaaagaatgtgaaaaaataaaaataattacacacgaaaacaaatttaaagtccagaaataaactgttacttgaaaataataatttgtttcatgGCAGAATTGTTCCAattgccattttttaaatttcaataagTTTTCAACAATAACAGTAATAAGTTTAACCTATTATcggtgtcatttttttaaattgggttTGATGCAAATCAAAGGTCAGAAATTCTGtataattttcaacttttgctACAACCGTAGTAAAAATTGCAAACGTGTCTATTTAATCAAAGAAGATGTATTTTTGCTAGATTTTATAATAACTTGATAAAACACATGATGCATTGTTGTTCTGTAGAACAATTTAAAGGGGCGGTAGTATTATTCTCCAGGcacattgtgctataaaatggcacgaTTAGGAAACTGTTACTTTTAGCTGTtattaaaaaagatttatatgtcaaacataaattaaatgaaattgcTTTGTAACTGGCCTCGCTCTCTTTAATTGCTTTGTGGAAATAGACGCATTGTGAAAAAAGCATTAAGACACACCTGACTGGTTGCAACAGGAGATttaatgatttctcaaacataaatgaaagaatcaaggcaataCACCGGGtacgtttttgatgagggaacaacatTATGATATCATATACAtctaaaataaagtcaattttacaaatACCCCCCTAAAGAACTGACTAtattgttattttcttaaaaaatgacatttaatgaCCAAACGCTGCGACTAAATTAACTGGTGTTGCACCAGAGTCCAAGTTCACATCAGCCGTTACCAACCTGCTGTCAGAAAGGATTTCCACTGTGATTTTCTTTCCAACAAACTTGTGTCTGTTTCCCATCTTGAAGCCAAGAGTCTTTCGGAGGCGGCGCAGCCTACGAGAGCAGTAGCCCctgagaagaataaaaaaaggtatttaCACTGAAATAAAGTAAGATAAATATGtattcactttaaaacaactcaaTTTAGAGACAATACAGCAGATATAttccattttcacatgttgaatTCTCTTCAGTTAGCTCAATGTTTATATTGTACAGATTtctattacaaaaacaaaacgtttaCTACAGTAGTCTATTAGAAGTGCTTCAAAGTGCAGTTATACTACACAATacgttttatttcagtaataacTAGTTAAAGTAATGCTAATCTTACTTAAGTTACATTAAGTTACTTCACTGAATGAGGATTAGTCATATTTTAGCCAAAAATGTGCCAGACACAGACTGTATACTTTAAAGTAGGACTCCTTTGTacactacattttttttctttatccgCAGTGCCTTTTGGAGATCAAATTAATACAGTAAACAGCATGTTGTCACTGGAACTATTTTACACTATTCTATTATTACATGTGTTCATTCCTTACTGTAGTACTGGGCTTAACAGCTTCATGCTGAGAAACTTCAGTCTGAATTTgatattttgtctcttttaccttgtaattgttctttaaaatatcagactttgtacataaccttatattttgagattaagattttagttttttacaaattgaaataaaatgttatgttcaCAGTTACTCAAAGTAGCcttttttaaccaaatactCTTACCAGAGTACAATTTTTAGCTTCTCTACCACCTCTGATTGCATTAAaccaacatattttacatctgTATATTAATAGAAAACAACTATTCATACCTCTAAGTTtataaatgcagtttgaataaaaactgaGCTAAATGATGACCCTGAAGGCCAGTTTTTACACCGGCATGTAATCTGGCTGCTCACCTGTATCTTTGGTAGTCTCCGTGCCTGAGGCCATGCTGCTGCTGGGACTCCTTGATGATTTGGAGAACTGCGATCCAGTGTTAAGAGACAAACTTTACACATGTATATAAATATAGCAATAGACAAATGTGACACTATCAAGTCTGAATGTGTGTGCAGCGTTGGCACCAGATGAATGAACCAACAGTGAGCCTAGAAAGCGCAGAGCTAATGAAACTTAAAAGATGGTACGTTTGTTTCTTCCATATTTCAGCGTTACTTTTCTATGACAAGCTGTTTTTTTGCAGGTAGACAAAATATCTGCTgcttaaataaattattcaaagttCTGcgatgttaaaaacaaaacgttttcGTGTCCACCATGGGTAGTCAAATGACACGTAGCCTAACCAAGCTAACCCTTTCAATTGCGTTACCAAGCAGCTAACGTTAGCTTAGCTTTGATGAACTAGAAACAGCTTCACTCGTTAAAAAAATAACCCCCCCGATGAGAAACGCCACAATGTGAAGGATACTTTCCAAACCCAGTCCTCCTTGTatattctctttattttcttccgTAGGAGAGAGTTTAGCTTCGACCTGCCTGTCCGCGGTCATCTCTgcaagctaacagctaatctGAATCACACACCAACAGCAGACCCACTAAGAGGCACGAGAAATGTGTTAATCTCGCGAGATTTGGAGAATAGCCTACTTTTAAAGAGctataaaagcaaaaagaaattgTACTTTACTGACTAGCGCGACTTCAACATATTCAGATACAatcacttgagtaactttatagtaaaaaaaaatatttttcctttactatactttttaattttacttgagtgTTATTATCTGAAGTTCTGATACTCTTAACtgaataaaatttctggattaTCTACAAGCTGCGAGTAACTGAATAAAAAGCAGCCTCGTTTCTTTCTGGTCTGTGCTTTAACACACTTGATGCAGGCGATTGTtactaataaaattatttatgatgTAAATTGGTAACACTtctttttccttaaaaaaatatttttaaagaaaatgttcatttcactCCACAATTGCGCACCTAGTTcgcataaaatccaaataaaatacactgagttttgtagttgtaatgctacaaaatgtgaaaagtgtagGAATACTTTGCAAGCAATGTATATCTAATGGAGAAAAGGCAGAGCTGATGGGATGTGAAGATGTATTTTCCacttaattttgattaaattatcaATAAGATGAACaacatattaaataataatgcGTGAAAGCTCCAGAAAAACTGCAAACGGGCTGctaatgtattttttccttctAAGAGGTTTTATtgagaatacaaaaaaaagaaaaacaggtcaTACTGCATTCTGTAATGTAACAATGTTCATGAAATGTCATAATTTCCCCTGAGAAATAATTATTCTGcatattttctgactttaactgGTCATCTGTTCATTGATCATCCTATTTGTGATAACAAATTAACCATCGACTGGAAGTTAAGGACCTTTTACTTCCAAATGGTCTCTTTAGCCTTTTCAGATGAGTCCCGGACTTAAAGCCAAAAAGTCTCTCAGTTTGGTTGTGAAAGTTTTACTTATGGGACTGAATAATTCGCTGAGAGGGAAGTCCATCATGATTTTCACACATTCAGAAtttgtcagcagcagaaatataTTTAGAGAGAAAGTTTCTAATTTCTGAAATGTGCATAGTCTCTCTGACGGTTGTGTCTCTGCTGCGGACTTGCAGTAGGCCGCTCTCCAGAGTCTTTTCACCGATCACCACAGTGAAGAGAACGCCCATCTCATCATATCTGGAatcaatttacagaaaaacacaagtgaTGATCCATAGTTTCTGCATTTCTCCTGATAGTGAACAGAAAGACATTTCAACACTAAGAGGCATTTATTTACTTGGCATTCAGAAGCTCTAATGATGTTGGCACAGCTTCAAGATATCCGGGCCACGCAGAGATCTTAGCTTCCAGAAACTCCTGCAGAAGGCCTTCACACACCTACGATAAATGTTCAAGCAATTAACATTCTTCCTTTTATGCATGCTGATTAGATCATTTCATATTCCGGGATCAAAGGTCAGCAGAATAAAGATCTGACCTGCCTCAGTTCCACCGTGGCTCCCTTGCCAATGTCTAGAGCCACTTTGACAGGAGCCAACACTGGATGCAGctttaaaacctaaaacagaagcagaaaactGGAGGTCACTAAAAAGAGAAGTATTCCAGGTGAGATGCGGCGCAGCATCACCTTTCTCTGCTGCAGCCTCTTTTTGCCGTCTTCTGTTCTGAGCTGCTGGAGTGAGTTGGACAGGAAAGCCATCGCGCCGCGGTCCATGTTGCCGCTTACAGACACAACGTGGGGAATGGACTTTCGACCATCTCGAGTCTGGAGCGCAAGCAGCAAGTCAGAAAATGGTTACATGTTATCTGAAACAGCAGAATAAGATAATAATTTAACCTGATGAACTTAAAATATTTCCCTGcagtctttttttctgaatgaacTTTAGCTTCACCTTAGAAAATGGTGGaaagctgcaaaaacagaaaaacttaccaagtatttttagtctagtttctagtacaaatatcttaatacagtTGAAATGAGAGAAAGCTGACAGTTTATGTTTGATTTGGGTTGCATCACAGAGTTAAGAATGAAACAGCATTGCAGAAAGAACATGGGGAGAAAGAAGGACTAAAAGATTCAGGCTGACCTGCAGTTTGGTGCGGATGCCCTTATACGTCTGCAGCAGCTCTGCGTCTCCTCGGCACCCCAGCGTCTCCAGGGATTCGAGGCCCCACGGAAACTTGTACAAGATCTTCACCCCACGAGACGTTTTCTCTTCAAGCTCGTTTTCAGGCACCTCAGTGCTGCTGAAGTCAGAGGGAGACAAGGCGAACTGGACGGGTTGAaaggaaatgacaaaacaaaatggatgaCGTATGATAAAGTCTGAGACTGAAACAACCAAAGAGTTGTTAATCTGATCATGATCGTGTAAGCTCAACAtcaatatttggtaaaaaaaaaaaaaacctcttccTCTTTCATTCACTTTATCATCAACATATTCTGGAAAGTCTAAATTCAAACAATagtgtctgattttttttataaatttaaacatttctgggcgtgccgtggtggcggaggggttagcgcgacccacattcaggcatacgtagcctcgacgcggccgtcgcgggttcgactcccggacccgacgacgtttaccacatgtcttcccccctctccttccccctttcctgtcagcctactttgaaaaaagggacactagagcccataaaaagaccccttgcggggagataaaaaaaaaaaaaaaagaatttaaacatttctgttttcatattatttcaactCATTTCTCAGCAGGAAGTTTTCCCATTGTCTCTTTTATCTGAGTTTCTGTCAACACTCACCTTCCTCCACCACTTCAGCCTGTGGCGGGCCCAGTGATCCAGCCACTGGGAAGAAGAGCGAGGAGAGCAAAACCAAACCAGAGACGTCTGGGTGACCTCAGCGGAGCTGGCAGGAAGAAAGAAACGAGTCAGTGAAACTAAACAGACACTTGACATCTTGTGGAAGCCACAGCCAGAAAACCATCATCTCTATTCTAGAGCTACAAATGTGTCTGTAAAATCAAAATCACTCATCTGATAAGTTaattaaaaccacaacaagTGCAGTCATAAAATCACTTGTTGATTCCTCTAGATACTGTAGGTTCTCAGCCACaggtgaaataaatttaaagatgtTAGGCTTGTAATCCGAGGGAGTAAcgtagggctggacaataaatcaacatCAACGTATTCTGTGACAGACACACGATCAATATCAGTAGATAAGGCATCTGATAGAATTTCCAATAATTCCACTGAACTGtgaaccagaaccacacagcattctggggaatgtaggcagagaaaagacgtaagctgctcaacctctcactgcaaagcaaagttggtggaatcaactaactcactcattctttggttacctagcaacaacctgttcaAGTAATTGGCGCAGCAGCAGTTACACGCTTcctaactgcttaaaaataaaacaataacagcatGGGATGAAAACTGTGGACAAAACTGTTTGAGGTTACACCATCAGTTGggcagcatttcagatatttggAGTATCTGAAGCCTCACCAACCAGAGCCATCTGAAGGCTGGAAACACAGACCGGACTCAGCCAGGCCGAAAGGAAGCTTTTTGTTCACCATCTCCAGAGAGGGCGCAAACTGCTCCAAGGCACCTGTAAACACATCGTGAGTTTTACAATAAATCCTCGAAGCACAAATT carries:
- the polg2 gene encoding DNA polymerase subunit gamma-2, mitochondrial isoform X1; this translates as MLTLSARRCVLSQRKSPLNSTRGHCDTAPPDVLDRVRTLLQLCADRYYISPGESNSELFRRGWSCSYGPLGVELRRNLLQQWWHSVTGSRAWVFGVNTVSSSPDREAGGARVIESERFQQILDQAELSREQLIQKLNRLLLSSPSVRTSLLQGALEQFAPSLEMVNKKLPFGLAESGLCFQPSDGSGCSAEVTQTSLVWFCSPRSSSQWLDHWARHRLKWWRKFALSPSDFSSTEVPENELEEKTSRGVKILYKFPWGLESLETLGCRGDAELLQTYKGIRTKLQTRDGRKSIPHVVSVSGNMDRGAMAFLSNSLQQLRTEDGKKRLQQRKVLKLHPVLAPVKVALDIGKGATVELRQVCEGLLQEFLEAKISAWPGYLEAVPTSLELLNAKYDEMGVLFTVVIGEKTLESGLLQVRSRDTTVRETMHISEIRNFLSKYISAADKF
- the polg2 gene encoding DNA polymerase subunit gamma-2, mitochondrial isoform X2; the protein is MLTLSARRCVLSQRKSPLNSTRGHCDTAPPDVLDRVRTLLQLCADRYYISPGESNSELFRRGWSCSYGPLGVELRRNLLQQWWHSVTGSRAWVFGVNTVSSSPDREAGGARVIESERFQQILDQAELSREQLIQKLNRLLLSSPSVRTSLLQGALEQFAPSLEMVNKKLPFGLAESGLCFQPSDGSGCSAEVTQTSLVWFCSPRSSSQWLDHWARHRLKWWRKFALSPSDFSSTEVPENELEEKTSRGVKILYKFPWGLESLETLGCRGDAELLQTYKGIRTKLQTRDGRKSIPHVVSVSGNMDRGAMAFLSNSLQQLRTEDGKKRLQQRKVLKLHPVLAPVKVALDIGKGATVELRQVCEGLLQEFLEAKISAWPGYLEAVPTSLELLNAKFQI
- the polg2 gene encoding DNA polymerase subunit gamma-2, mitochondrial isoform X3, which gives rise to MLTLSARRCVLSQRKSPLNSTRGHCDTAPPDVLDRVRTLLQLCADRYYISPGESNSELFRRGWSCSYGPLGVELRRNLLQQWWHSVTGSRAWVFGVNTVSSSPDREAGGARVIESERFQQILDQAELSREQLIQKLNRLLLSSPSVRTSLLQGALEQFAPSLEMVNKKLPFGLAESGLCFQPSDGSGCSAEVTQTSLVWFCSPRSSSQWLDHWARHRLKWWRKFALSPSDFSSTEVPENELEEKTSRGVKILYKFPWGLESLETLGCRGDAELLQTYKGIRTKLQTRDGRKSIPHVVSVSGNMDRGAMAFLSNSLQQLRTEDGKKRLQQRKVLKLHPVLAPVKVALDIGKGATVELRCVKAFCRSFWKLRSLRGPDILKLCQHH